The Lytechinus pictus isolate F3 Inbred chromosome 15, Lp3.0, whole genome shotgun sequence genome contains a region encoding:
- the LOC129278176 gene encoding outer dynein arm-docking complex subunit 3-like, with translation MGPSKGQEQMSNAWTIYDNIEQYRGKVALKERDHRAYFESSQFKKRQHEEEIAILRRDNKDTRVTLAQKTLKGDARVITQALSSRKEEQLALQRKTAENAIHELDLKVCEKAKQLNLLRYERLQKMQSISDMDASMAQEKSALKKHGKLAKYDQQTIRMIENNLDKAKIKHDMATKIQRNYIEILQCLEEERLTLPKKLRCLERTLEEQRKELVELKDINKDAHVKKDLAKSELTQLEQKMIEAKRSRDRTLTRMKKQAERQKEMAEKIERRARATLQTDDATQDTKRQSQMDEDNWVKVTTYEEAFQRIKDATGVSDINEIEARFLSQNNTFEHLEQQKQSGEKQRKWLEEQNRQLLEQYEALKYSGESKMSQGEQLLEQMQDHLEKETVRRDTAKRNLENAYKLLSNLKSGIKHLVDTLKDIKVRGSLRNMTMLSDDPVEQLNICEIKLLHMMQQANVKDSTTFWKVKNSPEFQEFMENHLEPENLRIRMDEPDAYDSDEFGYDSQDNEDMLTNADIKRQGQNLMNAKKSKRRKKKN, from the exons ATGGGTCCATCAAAAGGGCAAGAGCAGATGTCCAATGCTTGGACAATCTATGACAACATCGAGCAATACAGGGGTAAAGTGGCTCTTAAAG AGCGTGACCACAGGGCCTACTTTGAAAGTTCTCAGTTCAAGAAAAGGCAGCATGAAGAAGAAATCGCAATACTCAGACGAGATAACAAAGACACGAGAGTGACCCTTGCACAGAAAACACTTAAG gGGGACGCCAGGGTGATAACACAAGCTTTGTCGAGTCGGAAAGAGGAACAGCTAGCCCTTCAACGTAAAACAGCCGAG AATGCAATTCATGAACTGGATCTAAAGGTGTGCGAGAAAGCGAAGCAACTGAATCTTCTTCGTTATGAACGACTGCAAAAGATGCAAAGTATTTCTGACATGGACGCGTCTATGGCGCAAGAAAAATCTGCTCTGAAAAAGCACGGAAAACTTGCAAAATATGATCAACAG ACAATCCGTATGATTGAAAACAACCTTGACAAGGCAAAAATCAAGCACGATATGGCCACGAAGATACAACgaaattatattgaaattcTTCAATGTTTAGAGGAG GAACGCCTTACCCTCCCTAAGAAACTGCGTTGTTTGGAGAGAACTCTAGAAGAGCAGCGAAAAGAGCTTGTTGAGTTGAAAGACATCAACAAAGATGCTCATGTTAAAAAGGACTTGGCAAAG TCAGAGTTAACCCAACTGGAGCAGAAGATGATAGAAGCAAAGCGATCACGTGATCGTACTCTGACCCGGATGAAGAAACAagcagagagacagaaagagatgGCAGAGAAGATAGAAAGACGAGCGAGAGCGACCTTGCAGACGGATGATGCAACGCAAG ATACCAAGCGCCAGTCACAAATGGATGAAGATAATTGGGTTAAGGTGACGACGTACGAGGAAGCTTTCCAGAGGATAAAGGATGCGACGGGTGTCTCCGACATAAAC GAGATTGAGGCCCGTTTTCTAAGTCAGAACAACACCTTTGAGCACCTGGAACAACAAAAGCAAAGCGGTGAAAAGCAACGGAAATGGCTTGAGGAACAGAACAGACAACTCTTAGAGCAGTATGAGGCCCTCAAATACAGCGGCGAAAGTAAAATGTCTCA AGGGGAGCAACTGTTGGAGCAGATGCAAGATCATCTTGAGAAAGAGACGGTACGAAGAGACACTGCTAAGAGGAACCTTGAGAATGCTTACAAGTTACTTTCCAACCTCAAGAGCGGCATCAAGCACCTTGTGGATACTCTCAAAGACATCAAAGTTAGAGGG TCTCTTCGTAATATGACCATGTTAAGTGATGATCCAGTAGAACAACTCAACATCTGTGAGATCAAACTTCTTCATATGATGCAACAAGCCAACGTCAAAGATTCTACAACATTCTGGAAAGTTAAAAACAGTCCAGAG TTTCAGGAATTTATGGAGAATCATTTGGAGCCTGAAAATCTTCGAATACGGATGGATGAACCAGATGCTTATGACTCGG aTGAGTTCGGTTACGACAGCCAAGATAATGAGGATATGCTGACCAATGCAGACATCAAGAGACAAGGCCAAAATCTAATGAATGCTAAGAAATCAAaacgaagaaagaagaaaaactaa